A region from the Algoriphagus machipongonensis genome encodes:
- a CDS encoding heme-binding domain-containing protein: MIKKITIGIVIILVAIQFFPTDKNLSDDNTYHISKSYDLPDNVNMILKNACNDCHTNSTNYPWYSNIQPIGFWLNGHITDGKRHLNFSEFTNRPLAYQNHKLEETIEMVEEKEMPLPSYTYLGLHSEANMTEEERQVLIDWAKEQMAMLKATYPADSLVMKRRGPPPPQQ; encoded by the coding sequence ATGATCAAAAAAATAACCATTGGCATTGTCATTATTCTTGTGGCAATTCAATTCTTCCCTACAGACAAAAATCTAAGTGATGACAACACATATCACATTTCGAAGTCTTACGACCTTCCCGATAATGTGAATATGATCCTTAAAAATGCTTGTAATGATTGCCATACCAACTCTACCAATTACCCCTGGTATAGCAATATTCAACCTATTGGATTTTGGTTAAATGGCCATATTACAGACGGCAAAAGGCACCTAAACTTCTCAGAGTTCACAAACAGACCGCTGGCTTACCAAAATCATAAACTTGAAGAGACCATAGAAATGGTCGAGGAAAAGGAAATGCCACTTCCTTCCTACACCTACTTAGGCTTACATTCAGAAGCAAACATGACGGAAGAAGAACGGCAAGTTTTAATAGATTGGGCAAAAGAACAAATGGCCATGCTAAAAGCCACCTACCCTGCGGATAGTTTGGTTATGAAAAGACGAGGACCTCCTCCTCCACAGCAATAG
- a CDS encoding DinB family protein, which produces MKTLFSFAIIFLAGVIPTFSQTTNDFLVKQLEYSHSSENWFAPINVATEGINATQANWHDESENHSIAQLVSHLVFWNDRLLQAIKGNPAPQFEGDNEETFSEISEDEWTNMVEKLDQIMNEIEVETKKLEGKQLEGWSETLANIAAHNAYHTGQIVYIRKQNNWWR; this is translated from the coding sequence ATGAAAACGCTCTTTAGTTTTGCTATCATTTTTCTAGCTGGAGTCATTCCAACTTTCTCTCAAACCACCAATGATTTTTTAGTCAAGCAGCTTGAATATTCACATTCCAGTGAAAACTGGTTCGCTCCTATTAATGTGGCAACTGAAGGTATCAATGCAACACAAGCAAATTGGCATGATGAATCAGAAAATCATTCAATCGCTCAATTAGTTTCCCACTTGGTCTTTTGGAATGATCGGCTTTTACAAGCTATTAAAGGAAATCCAGCCCCTCAATTTGAAGGAGACAATGAAGAGACTTTCTCAGAAATATCGGAAGATGAGTGGACGAATATGGTAGAAAAACTAGATCAAATCATGAATGAGATCGAGGTGGAGACAAAAAAACTCGAAGGCAAACAGCTCGAAGGATGGAGTGAAACTTTGGCAAATATCGCAGCTCATAATGCTTATCATACCGGACAAATCGTTTATATACGAAAACAAAATAATTGGTGGCGATGA
- a CDS encoding Gfo/Idh/MocA family protein — MKKIKDSEVRWGILGVGNVCEVKSAPAMNIVPNSKLVAVMRRDEEKVKDYATRHGVSKWYTDAQALIDDPEVNAIYIATPPYAHAELTKMAAKSGKPIYVEKPMGRTFSECQEMIKACEDENTPLYVAYYRRELPHFLKIKELIDDGALGEIRTVHINLKQVVKPTVVANLDNNWRVNPQMSGGGYFFDLASHQLDLLDFFFGKITHANGYCSNQGGAYQAEDIVMGSFVFESGVLGSGNWCFTASASDEIDQVILYGNKGSIHFETFGKGEFTLKKENGELENFQFDLPNHIQEPLITTIVEDLLGKGTCNSTGETGARTNWVMDELVKQVV, encoded by the coding sequence ATGAAAAAAATAAAAGACTCTGAAGTACGATGGGGAATCCTGGGAGTAGGAAATGTTTGTGAAGTAAAATCAGCGCCAGCTATGAATATCGTCCCAAACAGCAAACTGGTAGCTGTGATGCGAAGAGATGAGGAAAAAGTAAAAGATTATGCAACGAGGCATGGCGTTTCCAAATGGTACACTGATGCTCAAGCTTTAATTGATGATCCAGAAGTAAATGCCATTTATATCGCTACCCCACCCTATGCGCATGCAGAACTTACTAAAATGGCAGCTAAATCCGGAAAACCCATTTATGTAGAAAAACCTATGGGAAGGACATTTTCGGAATGCCAGGAAATGATCAAAGCTTGTGAAGATGAAAATACACCGCTCTACGTTGCTTATTACAGAAGGGAGTTGCCACATTTTTTAAAAATTAAAGAATTGATCGATGATGGAGCCTTAGGGGAAATAAGAACGGTTCATATCAACTTAAAACAAGTTGTTAAACCCACAGTTGTTGCCAACTTGGACAATAATTGGAGAGTGAATCCTCAAATGTCAGGAGGAGGTTACTTCTTTGATTTAGCTTCACATCAGCTAGACCTCTTGGATTTTTTCTTTGGTAAAATCACTCATGCCAATGGATATTGCTCCAATCAAGGGGGAGCTTATCAAGCGGAAGACATTGTAATGGGAAGTTTCGTTTTCGAATCAGGCGTTTTAGGGTCAGGTAATTGGTGCTTTACCGCTTCTGCATCAGATGAAATAGACCAAGTCATCCTATATGGAAACAAAGGATCAATCCATTTTGAAACGTTTGGAAAAGGAGAATTCACCTTGAAAAAGGAAAATGGAGAATTAGAAAATTTTCAATTTGACCTCCCTAATCATATTCAAGAGCCACTAATCACTACCATCGTAGAGGATTTATTAGGAAAAGGCACTTGTAATAGCACCGGAGAAACTGGAGCAAGAACAAACTGGGTGATGGATGAACTTGTCAAACAAGTGGTCTAA
- a CDS encoding DUF6600 domain-containing protein, whose translation MKQKNLKIGFAATLALLLTVGLFNPRQAKAEAPYGISFQVFYDELMPYGDWVKDANYGYIWLPAVRADFHPYGTNGHWVMTEYGNTWVSNYDWGWAPFHYGRWYFDDYYQSWAWIPGYDWGPAWVNWRTGGGYYGWAPLGPGVSINVRVNIPSYHWVFLPNHRIYHQHAYRYYAPRKTKIKIYNRTTIINNTVVYNNNQYAAGPSRREVSRVTRRNVPVYSVRGSNKPGRAAVSRNSLNIYQPNMTASRNRSVDARPSRVGTPEQVRTARSNSRNAYSNSPSRNARGEATTRGRSATPSVRGNQEIRNSRTPAKANSKDRGFEMKPYDGSRTRTNAPSTRTQSPNNSRATTPRTQSKPTVRSTPQRSSGARVSQPQQRKQQTRTQPTQRTKASTPTSRSSRSKVSSPSQSRTKSSPQVRSSRSSNVRTAPKRTSKSSTSSARKSTSRSSSSRSSSSSRGNN comes from the coding sequence ATGAAACAGAAAAACTTAAAAATCGGATTTGCAGCCACCTTGGCCCTTTTACTTACCGTTGGTTTGTTTAACCCAAGGCAAGCAAAAGCAGAAGCGCCTTATGGAATATCATTTCAGGTATTTTATGATGAATTAATGCCTTATGGTGACTGGGTCAAAGATGCTAACTATGGTTACATATGGTTGCCGGCAGTAAGAGCTGACTTTCACCCGTATGGAACAAACGGGCATTGGGTGATGACAGAATACGGGAACACCTGGGTTTCAAATTATGACTGGGGTTGGGCTCCATTCCACTACGGAAGATGGTATTTTGATGACTATTACCAAAGTTGGGCTTGGATCCCTGGGTATGATTGGGGACCTGCATGGGTAAACTGGAGAACAGGCGGAGGATATTATGGATGGGCCCCATTAGGTCCAGGAGTCTCAATAAACGTGAGAGTTAACATTCCAAGTTATCACTGGGTATTCCTTCCGAATCATAGAATCTATCATCAGCATGCCTACAGATACTATGCTCCACGTAAGACCAAAATCAAGATATATAACAGAACGACTATCATAAACAATACGGTCGTCTATAATAATAATCAATATGCTGCTGGCCCAAGTAGAAGAGAAGTATCAAGAGTTACGAGAAGAAATGTACCTGTATATTCTGTAAGAGGTAGCAATAAACCTGGTAGAGCTGCTGTTTCCAGAAATAGCCTAAATATCTATCAGCCAAATATGACCGCCTCCAGAAACAGATCTGTAGATGCCAGACCAAGCCGAGTTGGCACACCAGAGCAAGTAAGGACTGCTAGATCCAATTCGAGAAACGCATACTCAAACTCCCCTTCCAGAAATGCAAGAGGAGAAGCTACCACTCGAGGAAGATCTGCAACACCAAGCGTCAGAGGAAATCAGGAAATTAGAAACTCAAGAACTCCTGCCAAGGCAAACAGCAAAGACAGAGGGTTTGAAATGAAGCCATATGATGGTAGCAGAACTAGGACTAACGCTCCAAGTACAAGGACTCAATCTCCAAACAACTCAAGAGCAACTACTCCTAGAACTCAATCAAAACCAACTGTTCGGTCTACACCACAAAGGTCTAGCGGAGCTAGAGTTTCTCAGCCTCAACAAAGAAAGCAACAAACGAGAACTCAACCGACTCAGAGGACTAAGGCCTCAACTCCAACTTCGAGATCATCGAGAAGTAAGGTGTCCAGCCCAAGTCAAAGCAGAACAAAAAGTAGTCCTCAGGTGAGATCTTCTCGCTCAAGTAATGTGAGAACTGCTCCGAAAAGAACGAGTAAATCCAGCACTTCTTCTGCAAGAAAATCAACTTCAAGATCATCCAGCAGCAGAAGCTCTTCCAGCTCAAGAGGGAATAATTAA
- a CDS encoding SAM-dependent methyltransferase — MIEIKNSLRRIFHSYAKETLDYHDLKEATEIFKTSLFNWHSKNFLENLDRENLIAENGIAIGPYWAAMCLDDLMRTRQFIRGITKAFDEKLKKQSSIEVIYAGTGPFANLLLPIFQEYKTHQIRYTLVEINPISFSILQGFMEEFNQEDLDITLVMADASKLKLDPKRKPDIIISETMQAGLKSEPQIAISQNLLNQADEDSILIPQNIKLSLGLSTNRSSNKEYKIEEFYKTSLVMEVNKSTLKKYPNGFPEVQTKFLQKDLNINSHLSLLTEIQIFEEEALKINQSGLTNPLNVAALSQQDIIADYIIHTKYQLGQNPELIIKIM; from the coding sequence ATGATTGAAATCAAAAATTCATTAAGAAGAATTTTTCATTCTTATGCTAAAGAGACTTTAGACTACCATGATTTAAAGGAAGCCACAGAAATATTTAAAACATCACTTTTCAATTGGCACTCAAAAAATTTCTTGGAAAACTTAGACCGTGAAAACCTAATCGCTGAAAACGGAATTGCCATTGGTCCATATTGGGCAGCAATGTGCCTTGATGATTTGATGAGAACCAGGCAATTCATTCGTGGGATTACTAAAGCCTTTGATGAAAAGCTTAAAAAACAATCCTCAATTGAAGTTATTTACGCTGGAACCGGGCCGTTTGCCAACTTACTTCTACCCATATTCCAAGAATATAAAACACATCAGATCCGCTATACTTTAGTGGAAATAAATCCTATTAGCTTTTCAATTTTACAAGGTTTTATGGAAGAGTTTAACCAGGAAGATCTGGACATTACCCTCGTCATGGCAGATGCCAGCAAGCTAAAGTTAGATCCAAAGCGAAAACCTGACATTATTATTAGTGAAACTATGCAAGCTGGCTTAAAGTCTGAACCTCAGATCGCAATTTCTCAAAACTTATTAAATCAAGCTGATGAGGACTCTATACTAATTCCTCAAAACATAAAATTAAGTCTTGGATTAAGTACCAATCGAAGCTCAAACAAGGAATACAAAATAGAGGAGTTTTATAAGACCTCCTTGGTAATGGAAGTAAACAAGTCAACCCTAAAAAAATATCCCAATGGATTCCCAGAGGTCCAAACTAAATTCTTACAAAAAGATTTAAATATAAACAGTCACTTATCACTATTGACAGAAATTCAAATTTTCGAAGAGGAGGCCTTAAAAATCAATCAAAGTGGTCTAACAAATCCATTAAACGTGGCAGCACTTAGTCAGCAAGACATAATTGCCGATTACATTATTCACACAAAGTATCAGCTAGGTCAAAATCCAGAATTAATCATCAAAATCATGTAA
- a CDS encoding Gfo/Idh/MocA family protein, which produces MKHPKKSSEGQSRRDFIKNAAVASSFFIVPRHVLGGVGFTSPSDQLNLAAIGAGGKGASDIRNASVNGRERVVALCDVDFSGSAKSSVERFPDAKLYADFRKMLDTETDIDAVTISTPDHVHGPAAKYAMERGKHVYVQKPMTHNIKEARMLTEMARSQKVVTQMGNQGGSNPLLNLVQEWIDKDRIGKIAKVEVWTNRPVWPQGGPFPSPAPGSKPDALNWDLWLGPAPEIPYTPNLHPFSWRGWWNYGTGALGDVGCHLIDIPFRTLGLHYPTDAECSVGSVFSEMWTPDYHPDGCPASSFISLNFKETPKSKSPINMTWMDGGIRPAHPDIIPADHDIGGANSANGVLIIGDKGIISTNINDSSPLMPKLYLNDGTQEFGPQTEPNDEPEYGHQRLWVDACKAGFGSTEHKGLTSSFDYAGPMTETVLMGNLAIRSYLLRRENSKGDMEFFGRKKLLWDGDKLRITNLEEANQFVTRTYRPGWEM; this is translated from the coding sequence ATGAAACATCCGAAGAAAAGTTCTGAAGGGCAAAGCCGTCGGGATTTTATTAAAAATGCCGCAGTGGCATCCTCTTTTTTCATTGTACCAAGACATGTTTTAGGCGGAGTCGGCTTCACTTCACCTTCTGATCAGTTAAATCTAGCTGCGATTGGAGCAGGTGGAAAAGGAGCTAGTGATATTAGAAATGCCTCCGTCAATGGAAGAGAGCGAGTAGTAGCACTTTGTGATGTAGATTTTTCTGGGTCTGCAAAATCCTCCGTGGAGAGATTTCCTGATGCTAAGCTATATGCGGACTTCCGAAAAATGCTAGACACAGAAACAGATATTGATGCTGTGACTATCTCAACTCCTGATCATGTTCACGGCCCTGCCGCTAAATATGCGATGGAAAGAGGAAAACATGTCTATGTACAAAAGCCAATGACCCATAACATCAAAGAGGCAAGAATGCTTACTGAGATGGCAAGGTCTCAAAAAGTGGTCACCCAAATGGGAAATCAAGGGGGATCAAACCCTTTGTTAAATTTAGTCCAAGAATGGATTGATAAAGACCGTATAGGAAAGATTGCCAAAGTAGAAGTTTGGACAAACCGTCCTGTTTGGCCTCAAGGTGGTCCATTTCCATCTCCTGCTCCAGGCAGCAAACCCGATGCATTAAACTGGGACCTGTGGTTGGGTCCAGCACCTGAAATTCCTTATACACCAAACCTTCATCCATTTAGCTGGAGAGGCTGGTGGAATTATGGTACAGGGGCCTTGGGAGATGTAGGTTGCCACTTGATCGATATTCCTTTCCGTACCCTTGGTTTACACTATCCAACAGATGCTGAATGTAGCGTTGGTTCTGTATTTAGTGAGATGTGGACGCCAGATTATCATCCCGATGGATGTCCAGCATCCTCTTTCATTTCATTAAACTTTAAAGAAACACCCAAAAGCAAGTCTCCTATAAATATGACTTGGATGGATGGAGGAATACGTCCAGCTCACCCTGACATTATTCCTGCTGACCATGATATTGGCGGAGCAAATTCAGCAAATGGCGTCTTAATCATTGGTGATAAAGGAATTATTTCCACAAACATTAATGATTCTTCGCCGCTGATGCCTAAACTATATCTTAATGACGGCACACAGGAATTCGGTCCTCAGACCGAACCAAATGATGAGCCAGAATACGGACACCAAAGACTATGGGTAGATGCCTGTAAAGCTGGATTTGGAAGCACAGAACATAAAGGCTTAACCTCTTCCTTTGACTATGCGGGTCCAATGACAGAAACAGTTTTGATGGGCAACCTTGCCATCAGAAGTTACCTGCTTAGAAGAGAAAACTCAAAAGGAGATATGGAGTTCTTTGGTCGCAAGAAGTTACTTTGGGACGGTGATAAATTAAGAATCACTAACCTGGAAGAAGCTAATCAATTCGTAACAAGAACTTACAGACCCGGCTGGGAAATGTAA
- a CDS encoding Re/Si-specific NAD(P)(+) transhydrogenase subunit alpha: protein MKIGVLKETKAFENRVALSPDVIKLLIKKGFEVSVEPEAGMASYFSDEDYKKSGAQVISQSDVFDSQVLLKVNIFTVEEVSKMKEGTACISLMYAYNHPEVLDAMNQKKISSFSMDAVPRISRAQKMDSLSSQANLAGYKSVILGANYLGKIFPLMMTASGTITPAKVLIFGAGVAGLQAIATAKRLGAIVEVTDVRPETKEQVESLGGRFLTVEGAEGVKVEGGYASEVSEEFLQKQKELIQSKIKESDLVITTALVMGKKSPILVTEDMVKSMKQGAVIVDMAVESGGNCEISEKDKTVVKHGVTLVGESNLPSLLPTNASQLYATNISTLLMHLASSEGFNLDREEEITKGVLITYEGETVHEFTNKIINQSK from the coding sequence ATGAAAATAGGTGTTTTAAAAGAGACCAAAGCATTCGAAAATAGGGTGGCACTTAGCCCAGATGTCATAAAACTTTTGATTAAGAAAGGTTTTGAGGTTTCAGTAGAACCTGAAGCTGGAATGGCGTCTTATTTTTCTGATGAGGATTATAAGAAATCAGGTGCTCAAGTCATCAGCCAGTCAGATGTATTTGATTCTCAAGTGCTATTAAAGGTGAATATCTTTACAGTAGAGGAGGTCTCCAAAATGAAGGAAGGTACAGCTTGTATTTCCTTGATGTATGCTTACAACCATCCCGAGGTTCTCGATGCCATGAATCAGAAGAAAATTTCTTCTTTTTCTATGGATGCTGTGCCTAGAATTTCCAGAGCTCAAAAAATGGACTCCTTAAGTTCACAGGCAAATTTGGCAGGGTATAAATCGGTGATTTTAGGAGCAAACTATTTAGGGAAGATTTTCCCTTTGATGATGACTGCTTCTGGTACTATTACTCCCGCCAAGGTATTGATATTTGGTGCCGGGGTAGCTGGGCTTCAAGCGATTGCGACAGCAAAACGTTTGGGTGCAATTGTGGAGGTGACCGATGTAAGGCCAGAAACAAAAGAGCAAGTGGAGTCCTTAGGAGGTAGGTTTTTGACTGTGGAAGGGGCAGAAGGAGTGAAGGTAGAAGGTGGATATGCGTCGGAAGTTTCTGAAGAGTTTTTGCAGAAGCAAAAAGAACTGATTCAAAGTAAAATTAAAGAGTCAGATTTAGTCATTACCACTGCTCTTGTCATGGGTAAAAAATCACCGATTTTGGTTACTGAAGATATGGTAAAGTCCATGAAACAGGGGGCTGTAATAGTAGATATGGCCGTAGAATCAGGTGGGAATTGTGAGATTTCTGAAAAAGATAAGACTGTAGTCAAACATGGAGTTACGCTCGTGGGTGAATCAAATCTTCCGTCCTTACTGCCTACGAATGCCAGTCAGCTGTATGCCACTAACATTTCTACTTTGCTGATGCATTTGGCAAGCAGCGAAGGCTTTAACCTGGATAGGGAAGAAGAAATCACTAAAGGTGTTTTGATTACCTACGAAGGCGAAACGGTACATGAGTTTACCAATAAAATAATTAATCAATCGAAATAA
- a CDS encoding NAD(P) transhydrogenase subunit alpha yields the protein MSSEALIILIYILVLASFLGFELIAKVPPTLHTPLMSGSNAISGITIVGALLACNEMGYVTISKWLGMAALVLATINVVGGYTVTDRMLKMFKKK from the coding sequence ATGAGCTCAGAAGCACTGATTATTCTGATATATATACTTGTTCTGGCAAGTTTTCTAGGGTTTGAACTGATTGCAAAAGTTCCTCCCACCTTACATACTCCTTTAATGTCTGGGTCGAATGCCATATCAGGTATCACCATCGTGGGAGCACTATTGGCCTGTAATGAAATGGGTTATGTGACCATAAGTAAGTGGCTGGGAATGGCCGCACTGGTATTGGCTACCATCAATGTGGTGGGTGGATACACTGTTACTGATCGTATGCTTAAAATGTTCAAGAAAAAATGA
- a CDS encoding NAD(P)(+) transhydrogenase (Re/Si-specific) subunit beta: protein MSITIQIAYLVASILFVLGIKMMNKTKSARQGNRLSALGMLIAIIATLLQIQVISMVEIFGCIVLGSAIGLYYANKVEMTKMPEMVAIFNGFGGLASFTVALSDYFLRTTVQMESIELVTVISIIVSVFIGGLTFTGSIIAFLKLNGNISGSPITFKGQHPLNLVLFLSFLTAAVFNVMDQSDPILIIVLIVIALVLGVLTVIPIGGADMPVVISLLNSYSGMAACATGFILNNNVLIVAGSLVGASGIILTQIMCKAMNRSLINVLLGGFGQTTSGPAGDGPSITVKEVGVEETAMLFDSVSSVIVVPGYGMAVAQAQHVIRELMEQCEKRNIDFKFAIHPVAGRMPGHMNVLLAEANISYDKLIEMESINDDFQNTDLVLIVGANDVVNPAARNNPQSPIYGMPVLNADKARTVIVSKRSMGKGYAGVENELFGYPNCLMLFGDAKQTITKVVTEMKEM, encoded by the coding sequence ATGAGTATTACTATTCAAATAGCTTACTTGGTTGCCTCCATCCTTTTTGTGCTGGGGATCAAAATGATGAATAAAACCAAATCCGCTCGGCAGGGAAACAGATTGTCTGCCTTGGGGATGTTGATTGCCATCATCGCTACCTTACTTCAAATCCAGGTTATTTCCATGGTGGAAATATTTGGATGTATTGTCTTGGGATCTGCAATCGGACTCTATTATGCCAACAAGGTGGAAATGACCAAAATGCCTGAAATGGTGGCCATATTCAATGGTTTTGGTGGCTTAGCTTCCTTTACTGTTGCCTTGTCAGATTACTTCCTTCGTACCACCGTTCAAATGGAATCCATTGAGCTGGTTACAGTCATCAGTATTATTGTTTCGGTATTTATTGGAGGTCTGACATTTACAGGTTCAATTATCGCTTTCCTAAAATTGAATGGAAATATTTCGGGTTCCCCCATCACTTTCAAAGGTCAACACCCGCTCAATTTGGTGTTGTTTCTAAGCTTTTTAACAGCTGCCGTATTTAATGTGATGGATCAATCAGACCCTATTTTGATCATTGTATTGATTGTCATTGCATTGGTTTTGGGAGTATTGACCGTGATACCCATTGGAGGGGCGGATATGCCAGTGGTAATCTCCTTATTAAACTCTTACTCAGGAATGGCAGCCTGCGCCACTGGTTTCATTTTGAATAATAATGTTCTGATTGTAGCGGGTTCTTTGGTAGGAGCATCAGGGATTATCCTGACACAGATTATGTGTAAAGCGATGAACCGCTCTCTAATCAATGTGTTGCTAGGAGGTTTCGGACAGACTACTTCTGGTCCCGCAGGTGATGGGCCATCCATCACTGTGAAAGAGGTAGGAGTAGAGGAAACAGCCATGCTTTTTGACTCTGTTTCTTCTGTGATTGTAGTTCCGGGTTATGGAATGGCCGTAGCTCAAGCGCAACATGTGATCCGTGAATTAATGGAGCAATGCGAGAAAAGAAATATAGACTTCAAATTTGCAATTCACCCGGTCGCTGGAAGGATGCCTGGACATATGAACGTGCTCTTAGCCGAGGCCAATATTTCTTATGACAAATTGATTGAAATGGAATCAATAAATGATGATTTTCAAAATACCGATTTGGTATTGATCGTGGGAGCGAATGATGTGGTAAATCCAGCTGCAAGAAATAATCCACAAAGTCCAATTTATGGAATGCCGGTATTGAATGCAGATAAAGCCAGAACGGTGATCGTCAGTAAAAGAAGTATGGGCAAAGGCTATGCAGGGGTGGAAAATGAACTCTTTGGCTATCCAAATTGCCTTATGCTATTTGGTGATGCCAAGCAGACGATCACCAAAGTGGTGACTGAAATGAAGGAAATGTGA
- a CDS encoding SDR family NAD(P)-dependent oxidoreductase produces MDLKLTDKKAFISGSTAGIGYATAKRFLEEGAEVIINGRTDQSVNEAVSKLKHATKSQKISGIAADFSKVEEVNHLLEKLPEVDILINNAGIFEPKAFEEISDEDWFRFFEVNVMSGVRLARHYFPKMLQKNWGRIIFISSESGVFIPDEMIHYGMTKTAQISISRGLAELTKGSNVTVNSILPGPTKSKGVGAFIEDLAKSGNTTEKEVEDDFFKNMRPTSLIERFASVDEIANTIVYFSSPLASVTNGAAIRAEGGLVRSIL; encoded by the coding sequence ATGGACTTAAAACTCACAGACAAAAAAGCCTTCATAAGTGGATCTACGGCAGGTATCGGTTATGCCACAGCGAAGAGATTTCTGGAAGAAGGCGCTGAAGTCATCATCAATGGAAGAACCGATCAAAGTGTGAATGAGGCAGTATCCAAACTCAAACATGCTACAAAAAGTCAAAAGATAAGCGGAATTGCTGCAGACTTCTCAAAAGTGGAGGAAGTTAATCATCTCCTGGAAAAACTACCAGAGGTTGATATTTTAATAAATAATGCCGGAATTTTCGAGCCAAAAGCTTTTGAAGAAATCAGCGATGAAGATTGGTTTCGTTTTTTTGAAGTGAATGTCATGAGTGGAGTAAGACTCGCAAGACACTACTTCCCAAAAATGCTTCAGAAAAACTGGGGTAGAATAATCTTTATCTCAAGCGAATCTGGAGTTTTTATTCCTGATGAGATGATTCATTATGGTATGACAAAAACAGCTCAAATCAGTATTAGCAGAGGCTTGGCTGAATTAACCAAAGGAAGCAATGTAACCGTAAACTCCATACTACCAGGCCCTACTAAATCAAAAGGGGTAGGTGCATTTATTGAAGACCTGGCAAAAAGCGGAAACACAACGGAAAAAGAAGTGGAAGATGATTTCTTTAAAAACATGAGGCCAACCTCGTTGATCGAGCGTTTTGCCTCTGTTGATGAGATAGCAAATACCATCGTATATTTCTCCAGCCCTTTAGCCTCTGTGACGAATGGCGCAGCGATCAGAGCGGAAGGAGGTCTTGTCCGCTCTATTTTATAA